TTTGCATAGGGACGGCACGAGCGAACGCGTCATCGTCGGACCTGACCTCCGCGCTGGGCATCATGTGCAATTGCTGATTCCCGGCAACACGTTCCACACGGCGCGGTTGATCGGACAGCAGCGCTGGTTCCTGGGCGCGAGCACGGAATGGCCGGGTGTCATTCCAGCGGATGTCGAACTCGGCGATCTCGACGTGCTGGCGAAGAAATATCCGGCCGCCGCAGACGAGATTCGTGCGATCGCGGCTTCTGTGAAGCCGGTTGCGGCGGGCAGCGGCAACCCGCGTTAAGATCCGACGTTAGGGCCTAGATCGCATATTCGGGCAGCGCTGCGTCTTCGCGCAGCAGGCGCTTCAAGATCCGCTCTTCAAGCAAAGCGAGATCAACGGAGCCGCGTCGGCGCGGACGTGGCAGATCGATGGCGAGATCGAGCGTGATCGATCCGTTTTCGATCATCAGCAGCCGGTCGGCAAGGGTCAGCGCTTCCATGACATCATGCGTGACCAGCAAAGCGGTGAAGCGGTCACGCAGCCAGATCTGTTCCAGAAATTGCTGCATCTCGATGCGCGTCAACGCATCGAGCGCGCCAAGCGGTTCGTCGAAAGCCAGAAGCCGTGGCCGGCTGACAAGTGCGCGGGCCAGCGCTACGCGCTGCTTCTGACCGCCGGAGAGAACGGACGGCCATTCGGCGCCACGGTCCTCAAGTCCGACGGCACGCAGCGTTTCGCACGCACGCTCGCCCGCGAGCTTTGTCTTGCGTTGGGCGCCGAGGCCTATTTCCACATTGGCCAGGATATTCGCCCAAGGCAAAAGCCGCGGCTCTTGAAACATCACGCGCACGGGGCTTTCGCCGGCCGTCCGCGGCTCGTCTTCACCGAAGGCAATGCGGCCTTGAGTCGGCTGGTCGAGACCGCCGACAAGCCGCAGCAAAGTGCTCTTGCCGCAGCCGCTGCGTCCGACGATCGCCACGAATTGCCCTGCCGGTACATGCAGATCGAGATCGCGCAGAATCGTACGCGGACCGAAGGCTTTGACGATGCCGCGCAAGGCGAGTGAAATGCCTGAAGGGGGAGGCTGACGGAACTGCGCCTCGAAATCCGGAAGTGGGGCGACAGGTTGCGCGTTGAGTTCCACGGTGGTCTTATCAATGAAGTTCATGCGCGGCGCTCGCTTTGAAAGCTCGGATGCCATTTCAGGCATCGGTGCTCGAGAATACGGGCGACCGAATCCGCGAGCTTGCCGAGAAGCGCGTAGATGAGAATGGCAAAGACGACGAGATCGACCTGCAAGAACTCGCGAGCCTGCATCGCCATATAGCCGATGCCCGATTGCGCGGCGATGGTTTCGGCGACGATCAAAGTCAGCCACATGATGCCGAGCGCGAAACGCAAGCCGACCAGGATCGACGGCATGGCGCCCGGCAGAATGATCCGGCGAAACAGCATGAAATTCGTCATGCCGTAGCTCTTTCCCATTTCGAGAAGCTGCGGGTCGATCGTCCTGACGCCGTGCAAAGTGTTCAGATAGATCGGAAAGAAGACGCCGAGCGCGACGAGAAAGAGCTTGGCTTCCTCGCCTATGCCGAACCATAGGATGACCAGCGGGATCAAGGAGAGATGCGGAATATTGCGCAGCATCTGAAGGGTTGAATCGGTCAGATGTTCGGAGCGTTTCGATACGCCATTGGCGAGGCCGAAGGCAAAGCCGATAGCGCCTCCGACGAGCAGGCCGGCCATGGCACGCAAGAAGCTCACTTCGACATTCTTAAAAAGCGCACCCGATTTAGCCACCGTCCAGCCGGCCGCCGCGACCTTCAGCGGCGAGGGCAGAACAGTATCGGAGATCCAGCCGACCGATGAGGCGACCTGCCAAAAGCCGATCAGCAGCGCAGGCACGATCCAGGCAAGGAAGCCAGGCCCCAGCCCGAAGGAAAAGCGCAAACCGCCGGCGCGCCGCACGGGCGCTATCTCGGCCGAAGCGATCCAAGGGGTATCGCTCATTCTCTATCCCATCTCCTGTGCGTGGTGACCGCTTAGGTCGCAGGTGTCCATTTCCAGACGATGTCACGAACGTCGACAGGCTTCGGCAAAAGCCCGATCTTGAGAAAGCGGTTGGCAATGTCTTGCTGACTTTCAGCGTCCGCCGCGGAGAAAGGCTGAATTGTATATTGCGTCCGGGCGACGGCCTTACGCAGTGCTTCAAGGTCGGTGCCGCTCACCTCATAATTCGTCTGGGCGACAGCATCGCGATGCGTATCGGCCCATGCGAGATCGATCGCAATCGCGTTCAGAAGCTTCGCTAGAAGGTCGCCGTGATTGGCAGCGAAAGCCTTATTAGCGAGAAAGAAGGACTGCGGTGTATGAACTTCGTTTCCATCCGCGAGGACTCGCGCACCGCTGCCTTGAGAAATTGCGTAATAGGGATCCCAAATCGCCCAGGCATCGATAGAACCGCGCGCGAAGGCCGCCACGCCATCGGGCGGCGAGAGATAGACAGGTTCTATATCGGAATAGGAAAGGCCTGCCTTGTCGAGGGCGTAAAGGACAGTCGTATGAGCGCTCGACGCTTTGCCAAAACCGACCCTTTTGCCCTTGAGGTCGGCGAGCCTTTTGAGCGGTGCTGCGTCCTTGACGAGAATGCCATTGGCCGAATTGCCCGGCAGCGTTGCCGCGTAGACAAGATTGGCGGAAGCCGCCTGCGCGAAAACAGGCGGTGCATCGCCTGTGTAGCCAAAATCGAGATTGCCTGTGTTGATACCTTCAAGGATCGGAGGCCCAAAGGAAAACTCGACCCATTTGATTGCGATGCCTTGCGGTTTGAACACGGCATCGAGTGTTTGCCTCTGTTTCAGAACAGGGAGAAGACCCGATTTTTGATATCCGATCCTGATTTCGTTTACCTCACCGGCAAAGGCAGGCGTGGCGGCTTTTGCCAAGACGCCTGCAAGGCTGGATAGGATCAGTTGCAAGGCTTGCCGACGCTGCATAAAGGCACCTTTCCGTCGCCGAAGCGAATTCGATTAAAGCAATGGCCGATGATCACTCAAGTCGAAGGCGTCCACTTCCAGACGATTTCGCTGACCTTGATGGGCTTCGGCAAAAGGCCGATCTTCAGGAAGCGGTCAGCCGTACCTTGCTGGATCGCAGCGTCGGCATCCGTCGTCGGCCGCACGACGAAGTTCGATCGATCGATCGTGGTGCGGATCGCTTGGAGATCGATGCCGCTTGCATCGTGGATCGCTTGCGCCGCTTCCGCGTGATGCTCGCCGGCCCAGCGCGTGTCGATGGCGATCGCGTCGAGGAGCTTCGATAGGGTTGCAGCGCTATTGGCGGCAAAATCCTTGTTCGCGAGAAAGTAGGTGTTCGCCTGTCGGACATCGGCCGCGTAAGCGATCACGCGTACTTTTCCAGTTTGCGCGATCGAAAGATAAGGGTCCCAAATCGACCAGGCATCGATGCTGCCGCGGGTGAAAGCCGCGAGCGCGTCGGCGGGCGCGAGATAGACGGGCTCGATATCGGAATAGGCGAGGCCTGCCTTTTCCAAGGCATAGAGCAATGTCGCGTGGGCGCTCGAGGCTTTGCCGAAGCCGATCTTCTTGCCTTTGAGGTCAGCCAGAGATTTGATCGGCGAGGCGTCCTGCACGACAATGCCTTCCGCGTAATGCTCGGGCAGGGTTGCGACATAGACGAGGTTGGGCGTCGCCGCCTGTGCGAAAATCGGTGGCGTGTCTCCAGTGAATCCGAAGTCGAGATTGCCCGTATTGATTCCTTCGAGAATCGGCGGACCGAAGGCGAATTCAACCCATTGAATGCCTATGCCCTGGGGCCTGAAGGCGGCTTCCAACGTTTGTCTCTGCTTAATAACGGTGGAAATGCCCGCTTTCTGATAGCCAATGCGGATTTCCTTGACCCCGCCGGCGGCGCGGCCCGCGGCGGCCTTGCCAAATGTGGCAAGTGCCAGAACCGCACCGAATAATTGCAAAGCTTGCCGACGCTGCATTGAAAAGACACCTATTTTCACATCAGACCAGTAAATTCCTATAGTTCATAGATATTGTCAACTTAATGCGGCTATGACATATCCTTCTCCACACAAAGGAGATCAGCCATGTCTTTTTCCGCTCCGCGCGCCGCCGCCAATTGCGATGTTCTTTGGTTCCTGCCCACCCATGGCGACGGCCGCTATCTCGGCACCGGATATGGCGCACGCGAGGTCACGCATCGTTATCTCGCGCAGATCGCGCAAGCAGCCGACGAACTCGGCTTTGCCGGCGTGCTTTTGCCGACGGGCCGGTCCTGCGAGGATTCCTGGGTCGTGGCGGCGTCTCTCATCGCTTTGACCGAGCGGTTGAAATTTCTCGTCGCCGTGCGGCCGGGATTGCTGTCGCCGACTTTGGCTGCTCGGATGACGGCGACCCTCGATCGCTTGTCCAAGGGCAGGCTTTTGATCAATGTCGTCACGGGCGGCGATCCCGTCGAAAATCGCGGCGACGGCATTTTTCTCGATCATGCCGAACGCTACGAAATCACCGACGAATTTCTCGATATTTATATCCGTTTGCTCAAAGGCGAGACGGTCAGCGCTAAGGGCAAGCATCTTCATGTCGAAGACGGCAGCTTGATCTATCCGCCCTATCAGACGCCTCTGCCGCCGCTGTATTTCGGCGGCTCGTCCGATGTGGCACAGACGATCGCGGCGCGCACCATCGACAAATATCTGACCTGGGGCGAGCCGCCGCAACAGGTCGGCGAAAAGATCGAGACCATGCGCAAGCTCGCGGCGGCACAGGGCCGCTCGCTCACCTTTGGCATCCGGCTGCATGTGATCGTGCGGGAAACCAATGCGCAGGCCTGGGCCGCGGCCGACGATCTCATCAAGCATCTCGACGACGAGACGATCGCTTCCGCGCAGAAGGCCTTTTCCGCTTATGATTCCGTCGGGCAGCAGCGCATGACGGCGTTGCATGGCGGACGCCGCGACAAGCTTGAGATCTCGCCCAATCTTTGGGCAGGCGTCGGGCTCGCGCGGGGCGGGGCGGGAACCGCGCTCGTCGGCGATCCGGAGACGGTCGCGGCCCGCATGAAGGAATATATGAGCCTCGGCATCGATACATTCATCCTGTCCGGCTATCCGCATCTCGAGGAAGCCTATCGCTTCGCCGAACTCGTTCTGCCGCTTTTGCCACTCGCCGCATCGACCCATGCGCCGAAGACGGCCAGCGCCAATCGCGGGCCCTTCGGCGAGGTCGTCGGAAATAGCTATACGCCGCCGGTACGCGTGTCGGCGTCGTAGGGCATGATCTCGAAAAGTTGCAGACTTTTCGGATAAGATCATGCGTTTACAGATCTAGGAAGATCAGTCGCTCACCCC
The Methyloferula stellata AR4 DNA segment above includes these coding regions:
- the ssuD gene encoding FMNH2-dependent alkanesulfonate monooxygenase; the protein is MSFSAPRAAANCDVLWFLPTHGDGRYLGTGYGAREVTHRYLAQIAQAADELGFAGVLLPTGRSCEDSWVVAASLIALTERLKFLVAVRPGLLSPTLAARMTATLDRLSKGRLLINVVTGGDPVENRGDGIFLDHAERYEITDEFLDIYIRLLKGETVSAKGKHLHVEDGSLIYPPYQTPLPPLYFGGSSDVAQTIAARTIDKYLTWGEPPQQVGEKIETMRKLAAAQGRSLTFGIRLHVIVRETNAQAWAAADDLIKHLDDETIASAQKAFSAYDSVGQQRMTALHGGRRDKLEISPNLWAGVGLARGGAGTALVGDPETVAARMKEYMSLGIDTFILSGYPHLEEAYRFAELVLPLLPLAASTHAPKTASANRGPFGEVVGNSYTPPVRVSAS
- a CDS encoding ABC transporter permease subunit, which translates into the protein MSDTPWIASAEIAPVRRAGGLRFSFGLGPGFLAWIVPALLIGFWQVASSVGWISDTVLPSPLKVAAAGWTVAKSGALFKNVEVSFLRAMAGLLVGGAIGFAFGLANGVSKRSEHLTDSTLQMLRNIPHLSLIPLVILWFGIGEEAKLFLVALGVFFPIYLNTLHGVRTIDPQLLEMGKSYGMTNFMLFRRIILPGAMPSILVGLRFALGIMWLTLIVAETIAAQSGIGYMAMQAREFLQVDLVVFAILIYALLGKLADSVARILEHRCLKWHPSFQSERRA
- a CDS encoding aliphatic sulfonate ABC transporter substrate-binding protein; translated protein: MQRRQALQLILSSLAGVLAKAATPAFAGEVNEIRIGYQKSGLLPVLKQRQTLDAVFKPQGIAIKWVEFSFGPPILEGINTGNLDFGYTGDAPPVFAQAASANLVYAATLPGNSANGILVKDAAPLKRLADLKGKRVGFGKASSAHTTVLYALDKAGLSYSDIEPVYLSPPDGVAAFARGSIDAWAIWDPYYAISQGSGARVLADGNEVHTPQSFFLANKAFAANHGDLLAKLLNAIAIDLAWADTHRDAVAQTNYEVSGTDLEALRKAVARTQYTIQPFSAADAESQQDIANRFLKIGLLPKPVDVRDIVWKWTPAT
- a CDS encoding ATP-binding cassette domain-containing protein, which gives rise to MNFIDKTTVELNAQPVAPLPDFEAQFRQPPPSGISLALRGIVKAFGPRTILRDLDLHVPAGQFVAIVGRSGCGKSTLLRLVGGLDQPTQGRIAFGEDEPRTAGESPVRVMFQEPRLLPWANILANVEIGLGAQRKTKLAGERACETLRAVGLEDRGAEWPSVLSGGQKQRVALARALVSRPRLLAFDEPLGALDALTRIEMQQFLEQIWLRDRFTALLVTHDVMEALTLADRLLMIENGSITLDLAIDLPRPRRRGSVDLALLEERILKRLLREDAALPEYAI
- a CDS encoding aliphatic sulfonate ABC transporter substrate-binding protein, encoding MQRRQALQLFGAVLALATFGKAAAGRAAGGVKEIRIGYQKAGISTVIKQRQTLEAAFRPQGIGIQWVEFAFGPPILEGINTGNLDFGFTGDTPPIFAQAATPNLVYVATLPEHYAEGIVVQDASPIKSLADLKGKKIGFGKASSAHATLLYALEKAGLAYSDIEPVYLAPADALAAFTRGSIDAWSIWDPYLSIAQTGKVRVIAYAADVRQANTYFLANKDFAANSAATLSKLLDAIAIDTRWAGEHHAEAAQAIHDASGIDLQAIRTTIDRSNFVVRPTTDADAAIQQGTADRFLKIGLLPKPIKVSEIVWKWTPST
- a CDS encoding cupin domain-containing protein, with the translated sequence MTSELTADEIISLLKLEPNATCGFVRVTFTSKHELAQGTLPAPFAEARPLGSALYFLVTPSAPVRLHRIRNDQLYHYYLGDPLEVFLLHRDGTSERVIVGPDLRAGHHVQLLIPGNTFHTARLIGQQRWFLGASTEWPGVIPADVELGDLDVLAKKYPAAADEIRAIAASVKPVAAGSGNPR